In the genome of Stegostoma tigrinum isolate sSteTig4 chromosome 16, sSteTig4.hap1, whole genome shotgun sequence, the window TCTAAGATCTTGGCAATGCTTGCAATTAAAATTACTTAGGCATGTTTTGCCACTAATTGTACATTCCTTGCAATTATGCAGATTGCTCCTATAGGCTTATTATCtagtaaatatttttaatctgtgCTTCATGAGCAGGAAATGTTGGGATGACCATGTCTTGGATCATGTTCCTCAGATTTGTATGACTAGTTCATGCATGATCAGacacttttttgttttaaaacaagctTGGGAGCTGCCTGAAGTCCATTCATCATTGACCTGACAGCTTGAATGTTTCCATTCACAGATAACAACAGTATGGGTGGCAGGCTAAGTAGGAAAAGGAGGGGCTACAATGTGAATGACCCCAAAGAGAGCAAATCTGCTGCAGAGTCCACTGACCAGCCTGAAAGCAAGGATGTTTCCAAGGAACAGTTCAAGACTCCAGAAGCTGAGCTGCCTGTCCAGCAACCAGATGAGGCTCCCAAAATAACTGAGACCACTGCAGGAAACCAAATTGACACAACTGTGACCACTGAAGGTAAAGCAGCCAATGATGCTCAAGATCATGAGGCAGCACTTTCTTCAGAGGCAACCTGCACAAATTCTGTAAAAGCAACAGAACAGCCAAGCCAGGAGGGCCATCAGACAACAAAGGCTGAAATTGAATCTAGCTCAACAGCATGTATTAGTTCAAGTGCTGAAGTTAATGTGCCAGTGTCTAGTGAAGAGGTGCCACTAAATGTGGCGGCAGTGAGCAGCCCAAATGAAGAGGCCCAAGAGAAACCAGTTCTCCCCTCAAAGCATGAGAGTGAAGGCCTAAATTTGCCAACAGACAAACAAGAGTCTGGTCATGCTGCACCAAAAATCACTGAAGACAATAAACAACCCAAATCTGGTGTAAACCTAGATGCTGAAGTTCAATCTAGCCAAGCTTCTGAAGGAATAGCTGAGACATCTGAGCAGGAGTTGACCAAAACCCAGGGTAGTCTTTCTGAGCAGGCTGAAAGCTCTACCCTGGAGACCAAGTCTGAACCTGGAGCTGAAAATGTGCCCCATGAGACTGAAACACCAAAATTCTCTGAAATAACTGAAGAAACCCTTATTGATCTTGTCTTGAAGAATGAAATGGCAAAATGTGCAGATAtccagaaaaacctatctggacCAGGCAGCATGGATGAAGTGCAGGACAAGATGGTGAGTGAATCTACTCATACTATCCAAGTAGTAGCTGACTTAACAGAAACAGCAGAAAATTCTGACCAATCACAAGATGGCTCTGGTCAAGGGGTCACTAACAAAGTGCCTGAAGATCAAGGCCAATTGCTGGGAAGTTCTGGAAATCTATCTGTAGACACTTTGAGGGAGGAAAGTGTGACAGATTCAGTTCCAGTAGAACTGAAGGATCCTGAGATTGACCCTGTTCCAAACATTGTTAGTGTACCAGAAGCTACCCATGTAGTCACACAATCACCAGATCCTGTAATGGCTGAATGTGCTCCAGGGACCCCTCCACCAGTAACTGAGGTCATCCCAGCAGGATCTCCTGATCCCACAGCAGAATGTTCTCCAGAGACTCTTCCACATCCTAAAAAGGAACTGTCTGAAACCAGGCTTGAGCAAACTCTAGAAATGAGCCACCAAGATAGTG includes:
- the si:dkey-56m19.5 gene encoding uncharacterized protein si:dkey-56m19.5, with protein sequence MSRPSSQSLQSRWAEWRSSLCCCRAPEPNADNNSMGGRLSRKRRGYNVNDPKESKSAAESTDQPESKDVSKEQFKTPEAELPVQQPDEAPKITETTAGNQIDTTVTTEGKAANDAQDHEAALSSEATCTNSVKATEQPSQEGHQTTKAEIESSSTACISSSAEVNVPVSSEEVPLNVAAVSSPNEEAQEKPVLPSKHESEGLNLPTDKQESGHAAPKITEDNKQPKSGVNLDAEVQSSQASEGIAETSEQELTKTQGSLSEQAESSTLETKSEPGAENVPHETETPKFSEITEETLIDLVLKNEMAKCADIQKNLSGPGSMDEVQDKMVSESTHTIQVVADLTETAENSDQSQDGSGQGVTNKVPEDQGQLLGSSGNLSVDTLREESVTDSVPVELKDPEIDPVPNIVSVPEATHVVTQSPDPVMAECAPGTPPPVTEVIPAGSPDPTAECSPETLPHPKKELSETRLEQTLEMSHQDSAEIALLNSSSEKIPAIKLTVYTEALQEEKIEMDTEPMTKESLNHFDTNDPDPQNEVLPEIQSTSCSAELISEQEIVNVGNTSEHPVPESQSSSDVGEQSLADLTKTEATVSTEPENVSVDAASSQTEKTSLETPIANGTPLDARVEDSSKSMSKINGQDATAEDSLQDKNCDMQREPTKHKSIEQADRNRSLEESDQTLDSGQSQ